In the genome of Halobacterium noricense, one region contains:
- a CDS encoding Lrp/AsnC family transcriptional regulator, producing the protein MELDETDREILRALQTDARKPFSEIAREIEMSSATVHDRVNRMEEAGVIRGYHADVDPKAAGLGTSAIVGLRVEQGREQDALDRLADIDGVQEIHLTTGEWDIVLRVYAEDTDTLRDLMFEEIADVDGFARSQTMVVLATEYESHELPL; encoded by the coding sequence ATGGAGTTAGACGAGACGGACCGCGAGATTCTGCGCGCGCTCCAGACGGACGCCCGCAAGCCGTTCAGCGAAATCGCCCGCGAAATCGAGATGTCCAGCGCGACCGTCCACGACCGCGTCAATCGCATGGAGGAAGCCGGCGTCATCCGCGGCTACCACGCCGACGTCGACCCGAAAGCCGCCGGCCTCGGCACCTCCGCTATCGTCGGTTTGCGCGTCGAACAGGGCCGCGAACAGGACGCTCTCGACCGCCTCGCCGACATCGACGGCGTCCAGGAGATTCACCTCACGACCGGCGAGTGGGACATCGTCCTCCGCGTGTACGCCGAAGACACCGACACGCTCCGCGACCTCATGTTCGAGGAAATCGCGGACGTCGACGGGTTCGCGCGCTCCCAGACGATGGTCGTCCTCGCTACCGAGTACGAGTCCCACGAACTCCCGCTGTAG
- a CDS encoding DUF63 family protein, with product MTFPETDRERAWTAVVGVALVALVGGSLLFPDTVYGGFVWHYFWGPVVADANGAQCAAWNGGAVQLLYNSTACAGATEPVAYPGYTLVSEVGYAVTLLVSLVGVTFLLDHLKVGENLDLLYALFPFVLLGGALRVVEDANDAAAAAPDVEQFLDYPANTLIISPVIYFVMFAITLAALVACVLLARRTDVFEDYYRPLAGVGAAILTATVGFLVVLAATTDYVSLHPQFTVLTLLFATIITAAVWYYVRRQLPDIASGTEFAGAVVLWGHAVDGIANVIGLDWAAELGLARDLVPKHPVNAAVVDLTQNVLPQSIIHYTGDAWPFLLLKVAAALFVLWLFDAELRDEAPRYFTLMLVAVLAVGLGPGSRDMLRATFGI from the coding sequence ATGACGTTCCCCGAAACCGACCGTGAGCGCGCGTGGACCGCGGTCGTCGGCGTCGCGCTCGTCGCGCTCGTCGGCGGGTCGCTGCTGTTCCCCGACACCGTCTACGGCGGCTTCGTCTGGCACTACTTCTGGGGTCCCGTCGTCGCCGACGCCAACGGCGCGCAGTGCGCCGCGTGGAACGGCGGCGCCGTCCAACTCCTCTACAACTCCACCGCGTGCGCCGGCGCGACAGAGCCCGTCGCCTACCCCGGCTACACGCTCGTCTCCGAAGTCGGGTACGCGGTCACGCTGCTCGTCTCGCTGGTCGGCGTCACGTTCCTCCTCGACCACTTGAAGGTCGGCGAGAATCTGGACCTGCTGTACGCGCTGTTCCCGTTCGTTCTCCTGGGCGGCGCGCTCCGCGTCGTCGAGGACGCCAACGACGCCGCCGCGGCCGCACCGGACGTCGAGCAGTTCCTCGACTACCCCGCGAACACGCTCATCATCAGTCCCGTCATCTACTTCGTGATGTTCGCCATCACGCTCGCCGCGCTCGTCGCCTGCGTCCTCCTCGCGCGCCGCACCGACGTCTTCGAGGACTACTACCGACCGCTCGCCGGCGTCGGCGCGGCCATCCTCACCGCCACGGTCGGCTTCCTCGTCGTCCTCGCGGCGACCACCGACTACGTCTCCCTCCACCCGCAGTTCACGGTGCTCACGCTCCTGTTCGCCACCATCATCACGGCCGCCGTCTGGTACTACGTCCGCCGACAGCTCCCCGACATCGCCTCCGGCACCGAATTCGCCGGCGCTGTCGTCCTCTGGGGCCACGCCGTCGACGGCATCGCCAACGTCATCGGCCTCGACTGGGCCGCCGAACTCGGCCTCGCCCGCGACCTCGTCCCCAAACACCCAGTCAACGCCGCCGTCGTCGACCTCACCCAGAACGTCCTCCCGCAGTCTATCATCCACTACACCGGCGACGCCTGGCCGTTCCTCCTCCTCAAAGTCGCCGCCGCGCTGTTCGTCCTCTGGCTGTTCGACGCCGAACTCCGCGACGAAGCCCCCCGCTACTTCACGCTCATGCTCGTCGCCGTCCTCGCCGTCGGTCTCGGTCCCGGCTCTCGGGATATGCTCAGAGCTACTTTCGGGATCTAA